The Toxorhynchites rutilus septentrionalis strain SRP chromosome 3, ASM2978413v1, whole genome shotgun sequence genome includes a region encoding these proteins:
- the LOC129774795 gene encoding 60S ribosomal protein L26-like, which produces MKLNKNVSSSRSKSRKRHFQAPSHIRRKLMSAPLSKELRQKYTVRSMPIRKDDEVQVVRGHYHGNQVGKVVQVYRKKFVVYIERIQREKANGTNVYVGVHPSKCLIVKLKMDKDRKKILDRRAVGRRAALADKGKYTEETAAAASAMEISS; this is translated from the coding sequence ATGAAACTGAACAAGAATGTTTCCTCTTCGCGAAGCAAGAgccgcaagcgccatttccaggCCCCATCCCACATCCGCAGGAAGCTGATGTCGGCACCTCTGTCTAAGGAGTTGCGACAGAAATATACCGTTCGTTCCATGCCAATCCGTAAAGACGACGAAGTGCAGGTGGTTCGTGGTCACTACCACGGCAATCAAGTCGGAAAGGTGGTGCAGGTGTACAGAAAGAAGTTCGTCGTGTACATTGAACGCATTCAGCGTGAAAAGGCCAACGGTACCAATGTTTACGTTGGTGTACACCCATCGAAGTGCCTCATTGTTAAGCTCAAAATGGACAAGGATCGCAAGAAGATCCTCGATCGTCGCGCCGTTGGACGTCGGGCGGCGCTGGCCGATAAGGGCAAGTACACCGAAGAGACGGCTGCTGCTGCATCCGCGATGGAGATTAGCTCATAA